Proteins from one Candidatus Desulfovibrio trichonymphae genomic window:
- the pdxT gene encoding pyridoxal 5'-phosphate synthase glutaminase subunit PdxT gives MANIGVLVLQGAFREHIVCLRRLGAATVEVRRRGDIDGIDALVIPGGESTTIGKLLVEGDMLAPLRKRVEAGMPIYGSCAGLILLCREIENSDQPRLGVLDATVRRNAFGRQADSFEAALNMREVGSRPFPAVFIRAPVLTCVGPDVLVLAEVTGRPVAVRQNNVLATSFHPELTDDRRLHRYFLLMCRAACPVYKQILKDTNAVESTWKKL, from the coding sequence ATGGCGAATATAGGCGTGCTTGTTCTGCAGGGGGCCTTTCGTGAACATATTGTCTGTCTGCGCCGTCTGGGGGCCGCGACGGTGGAAGTGCGCCGGCGTGGAGACATTGACGGCATTGATGCCCTGGTTATTCCCGGCGGAGAAAGCACAACCATCGGCAAACTGCTGGTGGAAGGGGACATGCTTGCGCCTTTGCGCAAGCGCGTGGAAGCGGGCATGCCGATCTACGGCAGCTGCGCCGGTCTGATTTTGCTGTGCCGTGAGATTGAAAATTCTGATCAGCCCCGTCTCGGCGTGCTGGACGCGACTGTGCGGCGTAACGCCTTTGGCCGCCAGGCGGACAGTTTTGAAGCCGCTTTGAACATGCGGGAAGTGGGATCCAGGCCATTTCCCGCCGTGTTCATCCGTGCGCCCGTGCTGACGTGCGTCGGTCCCGACGTGCTGGTTCTGGCCGAGGTGACAGGCCGGCCTGTCGCTGTGCGGCAGAACAATGTGCTCGCCACGTCCTTTCATCCTGAACTGACAGACGATAGACGCCTGCACAGGTATTTTCTGCTCATGTGCAGGGCAGCCTGTCCTGTTTACAAGCAGATTTTGAAAGACACTAACGCCGTGGAGAGCACATGGAAAAAATTGTGA